Proteins encoded together in one Nitratidesulfovibrio sp. window:
- a CDS encoding type 1 glutamine amidotransferase domain-containing protein produces the protein MKVLMIVTSNDRLGDTGHKTGLWLEELAAPYYVFTDAGARVTLASPKGGAAPVDPRSEADEAQNRTTRRFTADPAAMAALKDTVPLAEVRPEDYDVLFYPGGHGPLWDLVDDPRSLAIIENMHRAGKPVAAVCHGPAVLVRATTPDGKPLVARRNMTGFSNAEEDAVSLSRVVPFLLQDELTRLGARYERGPLWEPHVVADGLLVTGQNPASSERTAKAVLEVLARSCGCAPYLGEPIREPGEPGAPGA, from the coding sequence ATGAAGGTGTTGATGATCGTCACGTCCAACGACAGGCTGGGCGATACCGGCCACAAGACCGGGCTGTGGCTGGAGGAACTGGCCGCACCCTATTACGTGTTCACCGATGCCGGGGCGCGGGTCACCCTGGCCTCGCCCAAGGGCGGCGCCGCACCCGTGGACCCGCGCAGCGAGGCGGATGAGGCCCAGAACAGGACCACCCGCCGCTTCACGGCGGACCCGGCGGCCATGGCCGCCCTGAAGGACACCGTGCCGCTGGCCGAAGTGCGGCCGGAGGACTACGACGTGCTGTTCTACCCCGGCGGGCACGGCCCGCTGTGGGATCTGGTGGACGACCCGCGCTCGCTGGCCATCATCGAGAACATGCACCGCGCGGGCAAGCCCGTGGCGGCGGTGTGCCACGGCCCCGCCGTGCTGGTGCGGGCCACCACGCCCGACGGCAAGCCGCTGGTGGCCCGGCGCAACATGACCGGGTTTTCCAACGCCGAAGAGGACGCGGTGAGCCTGTCACGGGTGGTGCCCTTCCTGTTGCAGGACGAATTGACCCGCCTTGGCGCCAGGTACGAGCGCGGCCCGCTGTGGGAACCGCACGTGGTGGCGGACGGGCTGCTGGTCACCGGGCAGAACCCGGCCTCGTCCGAGCGCACCGCCAAGGCCGTGCTGGAAGTGCTGGCCCGCTCGTGCGGCTGCGCGCCGTATTTGGGCGAACCCATCAGGGAACCGGGAGAGCCGGGCGCGCCGGGAGCGTAG